A DNA window from Gorilla gorilla gorilla isolate KB3781 chromosome 19, NHGRI_mGorGor1-v2.1_pri, whole genome shotgun sequence contains the following coding sequences:
- the MYH4 gene encoding myosin-4 isoform X2 — protein sequence MSSDSEMAIFGEAAPFLRKSEKERIEAQNKPFDAKTSVFVVDPKESYVKAVVQSREEGKVTAKTEAGATVTVKEDQVFSMNPPKYDKIEDMAMMTHLHEPAVLYNLKERYAAWMIYTYSGLFCVTVNPYKWLPVYNPEVVTAYRGKKRQEAPPHIFSISDNAYQFMLTDRENQSILITGESGAGKTVNTKRVIQYFATIAVTGEKKKEEPASGKMQGTLEDQIISANPLLEAFGNAKTVRNDNSSRFGKFIRIHFGATGKLASADIETYLLEKSRVTFQLKAERSYHIFYQIMSNKKPELIEMLLITTNPYDFAFVSQGEITVPSIDDQEELMATDSAVDILGFTADEKVAIYKLTGAVMHYGNMKFKQKQREEQAEPDGTEVADKAAYLTSLNSADLLKSLCYPRVKVGNEFVTKGQTVRQVYNAVGALAKAIYEKMFLWMVTRINQQLDTKQPRQYFIGVLDIAGFEIFDFNSLEQLCINFTNEKLQQFFNHHMFVLEQEEYKKEGIEWEFIDFGMDLAACIELIEKPMGIFSILEEECMFPKATDTSFKNKLYEQHLGKSNNFQKPKPAKGKPEAHFSLVHYAGTVDYNIAGWLDKNKDPLNETVVGLYQKSAMKTLAFLFSGAQTAEAGHGGGGKKGGKKKGSSFQTVSALFRENLNKLMTNLRSTHPHFVRCIIPNETKTPGAMEHELVLHQLRCNGVLEGIRICRKGFPSRILYADFKQRYKVLNASAIPEGQFIDSKKASEKLLGSIEIDHTQYKFGHTKVFFKAGLLGTLEEMRDEKLAQLITRTQAICRGFLMRVEFRKMMERRESIFCIQYNIRAFMNVKHWPWMKLYFKIKPLLKSAETEKEMANMKEEFEKTKEELAKTEAKRKELEEKMVTLMQEKNDLQLQVQAEADALADAEERCDQLIKTKIQLEAKIKEVTERAEDEEEINAELTAKKRKLEDECSELKKDIDDLELTLAKVEKEKHATENKVKNLTEEMAGLDENIAKLTKEKKALQEAHQQTLDDLQVEEDKVNTLTKAKTKLEQQVDDLEGSLEQEKKLRMDLERAKRKLEGDLKLAQESTMDIENDKQQLNEKLKKKEFEMSNLQGKIEDEQALAMQLQKKIKELQARIEELEEETEAERASRAKAEKQRSDLSRELEEISERLEEAGGATSAQIEMNKKREAEFQKMRRDLEESTLQHEATAAALRKKHADSVAELGEQIDNLQRVKQKLEKEKSELKMEIDDLASNMETVSKAKANFEKMCRTLEDQLSEIKTKEEEQQRLINELSAQKARLHTESGEFSRQLDEKDAMVSQLSRGKQAFTQQIEELKRQLEEETKAKSTLAHALQSARHDCDLLREQYEEDQEAKAELQRGMSKANSEVAQWRTKYETDAIQRTEELEEAKKKLAQRLQDAEEHVEAVNSKCASLEKTKQRLQNEVEDLMIDVEQSNAACIALDKKQRNFDKVLAEWKQKYEETQAELEASQKESRSLSTELFKVKNAYEESLDHLETLKRENKNLQQEISDLTEQIAEGGKHIHELEKVKKQLDHEKSELQTSLEEAEASLEHEEGKILRIQLELNQVKSEIDRKIAEKDEELDQLKRNHLRVVESMQSTLDAEIRSRNDALRIKKKMEGDLNEMEIQLNHANRQAAEALRNLRNTQGILKDTQLHLDDAIRGQDDLKEQLAMVERRANLMQAEVEELRASLEQTERSRKMAEQELLDASERVQLLHTQNTSLINTKKKLETDISQIQGEMEDIVQEAHNAEEKAKKAITDAAMMAEELKKEQDTSAHLERMKKNMEQTVKDLQHRLDEAEQLALKGGKKQIQKLEARVRELESEVESEQKRNVEAVKGLRKHERRVKELTYQTEEDRKNILRLQDLVDKLQTKVKAYKRQAEEAEEQSNVNLAKFRKLQHELEEAEERADIAESQVNKLRVKSRQVHTKVISEE from the exons ATGAGTTCCGACTCTGAGATGGCCATTTTTGGGGAGGCTGCTCCTTTCCTCCGAAAGTCTGAAAAGGAGCGAATTGAAGCTCAGAACAAGCCTTTTGATGCCAAGACATCAGTCTTTGTGGTGGACCCTAAGGAGTCCTATGTGAAAGCAGTAGTGCAGagcagggaagaggggaaggTGACAGCCAAGACCGAAGCTGGAGCT ACTGTAACTGTGAAAGAAGACCAAGTCTTCTCCATGAACCCTCCCAAATATGACAAGATCGAGGACATGGCCATGATGACTCACCTGCATGAGCCTGCTGTGCTGTATAACCTCAAAGAGCGTTACGCAGCCTGGATGATCTAC ACCTACTCGGGCCTCTTCTGTGTCACCGTCAACCCCTACAAGTGGCTGCCGGTGTACAACCCTGAGGTGGTGACAGCCTACCGAGGCAAAAAGCGCCAGGAGGCCCCACCCCATATCTTCTCCATCTCTGACAATGCCTATCAGTTCATGCTAACTG ATCGTGAAAACCAGTCAATCCTGATTAC TGGAGAATCTGGTGCAGGGAAGACTGTGAACACAAAGCGTGTCATCCAGTACTTTGCAACAATTGCAGTTactggagagaagaaaaaagaggaaccTGCCTCTGGCAAAATGCAG GGGACCCTTGAAGATCAAATCATCAGTGCTAACCCCCTACTGGAAGCCTTCGGCAATGCCAAGACCGTGAGGAATGACAACTCCTCACGCTTT ggtaAATTCATCAGGATCCATTTTGGTGCCACAGGCAAACTGGCTTCTGCAGATATTGAAACAT ATCTGCTAGAGAAGTCCCGAGTTACTTTTCAGCTAAAGGCTGAAAGAAGCTACCACATATTTTATCAAATCATGTCCAATAAGAAACCAGAGCTCATTG AAATGCTTCTGATCACCACCAACCCATACGACTTCGCATTTGTCAGCCAAGGGGAAATTACTGTGCCCAGCATTGATGACCAGGAAGAGCTGATGGCCACAGAT AGTGCTGTGGACATCCTGGGTTTCACTGCTGATGAAAAGGTGGCCATTTACAAGCTCACTGGAGCCGTGATGCATTACGGGAACATGAAATTCAAGCAAAAGCAAAGGGAAGAGCAGGCAGAGCCAGATGGCACGGAAG TTGCTGACAAAGCTGCTTATCTGACAAGTCTGAACTCTGCTGACCTGCTCAAATCTCTCTGCTATCCCAGAGTCAAGGTCGGCAATGAGTTCGTCACCAAAGGCCAGACTGTGCGGCAG GTGTACAACGCAGTGGGTGCTCTGGCCAAAGCCATCTACGAGAAGATGTTCCTGTGGATGGTCACCCGCATCAACCAGCAGCTGGACACCAAGCAGCCCAGGCAGTACTTCATCGGGGTCTTGGACATTGCTGGCTTTGAGATCTTTGAT TTCAACAGCCTGGAGCAGCTGTGCATCAACTTCACCAACGAGAAACTGCAACAGTTTTTCAACCACCACATGTTTGTGCTGGAGCAGGAGGAGTACAAGAAGGAAGGCATTGAGTGGGAGTTCATTGACTTCGGGATGGACCTGGCTGCCTGCATCGAGCTCATCGAGAAG CCTATGGGCATCTTCTCCATCCTAGAAGAGGAGTGCATGTTCCCCAAGGCAACAGACACCTCCTTCAAGAACAAGCTGTATGAACAACATCTTGGAAAATCCAACAACTTCCAGAAGCCCAAGCCTGCCAAAGGCAAGCCTGAGGCTCACTTCTCACTGGTGCACTATGCCGGCACCGTGGACTACAACATCGCCGGCTGGCTGGACAAAAACAAGGACCCCCTGAATGAGACTGTGGTGGGGCTGTACCAGAAGTCTGCAATGAAGACTCTGGCTTTCCTCTTCTCTGGGGCACAAACTGCTGAAGCAGGTCAT ggtGGTGGTGGAAAGAAAGGTGGCAAAAAGAAGGGTTCTTCTTTCCAGACAGTGTCAGCTCTTTTCAGG GAGAATTTGAATAAGCTGATGACCAACTTGAGGAGCACTCACCCCCACTTTGTGCGGTGCATCATCCCCAATGAAACTAAAACTCCTG GTGCCATGGAGCATGAGCTTGTCCTGCATCAGCTGAGGTGTAACGGTGTGCTGGAAGGCATCCGCATCTGTAGGAAAGGCTTCCCAAGCAGAATCCTTTATGCAGACTTCAAACAGAG ATACAAGGTTCTAAATGCGAGTGCTATCCCAGAGGGTCAGTTCATTGACAGCAAGAAggcttctgagaaacttctaggGTCTATTGAAATTGACCACACCCAGTACAAATTCGGTCATACCAAG GTTTTCTTTAAAGCTGGCCTGCTGGGAACTCTAGAGGAAATGCGAGATGAAAAGCTAGCTCAACTCATCACGCGCACTCAAGCCATATGCAGAGGGTTCCTGATGAGAGTGGAGTTCAGAAAGATGATGGAGAGGAG aGAGTCCATCTTCTGCATTCAGTACAACATCCGTGCTTTCATGAATGTGAAGCACTGGCCCTGGATGAAGCTGTATTTCAAGATCAAGCCCCTCCTCAAGAgtgcagagacagagaaggagatggCCAACATGAAGGAAGAATTTGAGAAAACCAAAGAAGAGCTGGCTAAGACAGAGGCAAAAAGGAAAGAACTAGAAGAAAAGATGGTGACACTaatgcaagagaaaaatgacttacAACTCCAAGTTCAAGCT GAAGCAGATGCCTTGGCTGATGCAGAGGAAAGATGTGATCAGTTGATTAAAACCAAAATCCAACTTGAGGCCAAAATCAAAGAGGTAACTGAAAgagctgaggatgaggaagagatCAATGCTGAGCTGACAGCCAAGAAGAGGAAACTGGAGGATGAATGTTCAGAGCTCAAGAAAGACATCGATGACCTTGAGCTGACACTGGCCAAGGTTGAGAAGGAGAAACATGCCACAGAGAACAAG GTGAAAAACCTCACAGAAGAGATGGCAGGCCTGGATGAAAACATTGCAAAGCTGACCAAGGAGAAGAAGGCTCTCCAGGAGGCCCACCAGCAGACCCTGGATGACCTGCAGGTGGAGGAGGACAAAGTCAACACCCTGACCAAAGCTAAAACCAAGCTAGAACAGCAAGTGGATGAT CTTGAAGGATCtctggaacaagaaaagaaactTCGCATGGACTTAGAAAGAGCCAAGAGAAAACTGGAGGGTGACCTAAAATTGGCCCAAGAATCCACAATGGATATAGAAAATGACAAACAGCAACTTAATGAGAAACTCAAAAA GAAAGAGTTTGAAATGAGCAATCTGCAAGGCAAGATTGAAGATGAACAAGCCCTTGCAATGCAGCTACAAAAGAAGATCAAAGAGTTACAG GCCCGCAttgaggagctggaggaggaaaCCGAGGCAGAGCGGGCCTCCCGGGCCAAAGCAGAGAAGCAGCGCTCTGACCTCTCCCGGGAGCTGGAGGAGATCAGTGAGAGGCTGGAAGAAGCCGGTGGGGCCACCTCAGCCCAGATTGAGATGAACAAGAAGCGGGAGGCTGAGTTCCAGAAAATGCGCAGGGACCTGGAAGAGTCCACCCTGCAGCACGAAGCCACGGCAGCTGCTCTTCGGAAGAAGCACGCAGATAGTGTGGCTGAGCTTGGGGAGCAGATTGACAACCTTCAGCGGGTCAAGCAGAAGCTGGAGAAGGAAAAGAGTGAGCTGAAGATGGAGATCGATGACCTTGCTAGTAACATGGAGACTGTCTCCAAAGCCAAG GCAAACTTTGAGAAAATGTGCCGCACCCTAGAGGACCAGCttagtgaaataaaaacaaaggaagaagagCAACAACGCTTAATAAATGAGTTGTCAGCCCAGAAGGCACGTTTACACACAGAATCAG GTGAGTTTTCACGACAGCTAGATGAAAAAGATGCTATGGTTTCTCAGCTATCCCGAGGCAAACAAGCATTTACACAACAGATTGAAGAATTAAAGAGGCAGCTAGAAGAGGAGACTAAG GCCAAGAGCACTCTGGCCCATGCCCTGCAGTCAGCCCGCCATGACTGTGACCTGCTGCGGGAACAGTATGAGGAGGATCAGGAAGCCAAGGCTGAGCTGCAGAGGGGAATGTCCAAGGCCAACAGTGAGGTTGCCCAGTGGAGGACCAAGTACGAGACGGACGCCATCCAGCGCacagaggagctggaggaggccaA GAAGAAGCTGGCCCAGCGTCTGCAGGATGCAGAAGAACATGTAGAAGCTGTGAATTCCAAATGTGCTTCTCTTGAAAAGACAAAGCAGAGGCTACAGAATGAAGTAGAGGACCTCATGATTGATGTGGAACAATCTAATGCTGCCTGCATAGCTCTCGATAAGAAGCAAAGAAACTTTGACAAG GTTCTGGCAGAATGGAAACAGAAGTATGAGGAAACTCAGGCTGAACTTGAGGCCTCCCAGAAGGAGTCGCGTTCTCTCAGCACTGAGCTGTTCAAGGTGAAGAATGCCTACGAGGAATCCCTGGATCATCTTGAAACTCTAAAGCGAGAGAATAAGAACTTACAAC AGGAGATTTCTGACCTGACAGAGCAAATTGCAGAGGGTGGAAAGCATATCCACGAACTggagaaagtaaagaaacaacTTGATCATGAGAAGAGTGAACTACAGACTTCCCTAGAGGAAGCAGAG GCATCTCTTGAGCATGAAGAAGGCAAAATTCTTCGCATTCAACTTGAGCTAAATCAGGTGAAATCTGAGATTGACCGAAAAATTGCTGAAAAAGATGAAGAACTCGATCAGCTAAAGAGGAACCATCTCAGAGTTGTGGAGTCAATGCAGAGTACACTGGATGCTGAGATCAGGAGCAGAAATGATGCTCTGAGGATCAAGAAGAAGATGGAGGGAGATCTTAATGAAATGGAAATCCAGCTGAACCATGCCAACCGCCAGGCTGCTGAGGCACTAAGGAATCTTAGAAACACACAAGGAATACTGAAG GACACTCAGCTACATTTGGATGATGCCATCAGAGGCCAAGATGACCTTAAGGAACAACTGGCAATGGTTGAGCGCAGAGCTAACCTGATGCAGGCTGAAGTTGAAGAGCTCAGGGCATCCCTGGAACAGACtgagagaagcaggaaaatggcAGAGCAAGAGCTTCTGGATGCCAGTGAACGTGTGCAACTTCTGCACACTCAG AacaccagcctgatcaacaccaAGAAGAAGCTGGAAACAGACATTTCCCAAATCCAGGGAGAGATGGAGGACATCGTCCAGGAAGCCCACAATGCAGAGGAGAAGGCCAAGAAGGCCATCACTGAT GCTGCCATGATGGCTGAGGAGCTGAAGAAGGAACAGGACACCAGCGCCCACCTGGAGCGGATGAAGAAGAACATGGAGCAGACCGTGAAGGACCTGCAGCACCGTCTGGATGAGGCTGAGCAGCTGGCGCTGAAGGGTGGGAAGAAGCAGATCCAGAAactggaggccagg GTGAGAGAGCTTGAAAGTGAGGTGGAAAGTGAACAGAAGCGCAATGTTGAGGCTGTCAAGGGTCTTCGCAAACATGAGAGAAGAGTGAAGGAACTCACTTACCAG ACTGAGGAGGACCGCAAGAATATTCTCAGGCTGCAGGACTTGGTGGACAAATTGCAAACCAAAGTCAAAGCTTACAAGAGACAAGCTGAAGAGGCT GAGGAACAATCCAATGTCAACCTTGCCAAGTTCCGCAAGCTCCAGCACGAGCtggaggaggctgaggaacgGGCTGACATTGCTGAGTCCCAAGTCAACAAGCTGAGAGTGAAGAGTCGGCAGGTTCACACAAAAGTCATAAGTGAAGAGTAA